One Staphylococcus ratti DNA segment encodes these proteins:
- a CDS encoding YpiB family protein, which produces MFEKPLYLEKQHFIDYLLFQYQFKSRISVWILNYMKVNAQRVKRIHFVDRMIDGHQTLELATENSTQPAIRLKFKGETLINSNEIFDILIKSNENFDIKIHFSHARYHDDRLEHLILHQLLTNQANQPYVEDILNIRLTSTSYQYLIHLLESQVDLSLQIKDKQAFRWYSQLLRLLQNDKH; this is translated from the coding sequence ATGTTTGAGAAACCTTTATACCTAGAAAAGCAACATTTCATCGATTATCTATTATTCCAATACCAATTTAAATCTCGCATTTCTGTTTGGATATTAAACTATATGAAAGTCAATGCACAACGTGTAAAACGCATCCACTTTGTAGATCGCATGATTGATGGACATCAGACATTGGAACTTGCGACTGAAAATAGCACACAACCTGCGATTCGTTTAAAGTTCAAAGGCGAAACGCTGATTAACTCAAATGAAATTTTTGATATTTTAATAAAAAGTAATGAAAACTTTGATATAAAAATTCATTTTTCACATGCACGTTATCACGATGATCGATTAGAACATCTCATCTTACATCAACTACTTACCAATCAAGCAAATCAGCCTTATGTTGAAGATATTTTAAACATTCGATTAACTTCAACCTCATACCAATACCTCATTCATCTTTTGGAATCTCAGGTCGATTTGAGCTTGCAAATTAAAGATAAGCAAGCTTTTCGGTGGTATAGTCAGTTATTACGTTTACTTCAAAATGATAAGCATTGA
- the aroC gene encoding chorismate synthase: MRFLTAGESHGPQLTVIIEGLPANMKIDINQINKEMFKRQGGYGRGRRMQIEKDNVEIVSGVRHGYTLGSPVTVIIKNDDFTHWRNIMGAEPITEEQQENMKRVITKPRPGHADLVGGIKYNHQDLRNVLERSSARETAARVAVGAICKSLLSQLDIDLFSRVVEIGGIKDEGEYDIDTIKRYEDANDVRVIDDEVAQAIRNKIDQAKEDGDSIGGVVQVIVDNMPVGIGSYVHYDRKLDGRIAQSVVGINAFKGVSFGVGFKAGSRLGSQVQDPILYNETKGYYRESNHLGGLEGGMSNGMPIIVNGVMKPIPTLYKPLASVDIQTKTPFKATIERSDSCAVPAASIVCEHAVAFEIAKALLEEFESNDFDTLKTQVDARRQRNITF, from the coding sequence ATGAGATTTTTAACTGCCGGGGAGTCACATGGCCCACAATTAACAGTAATCATTGAAGGGTTACCTGCCAATATGAAAATAGATATTAATCAAATCAACAAAGAAATGTTTAAACGCCAAGGCGGATATGGTCGTGGGCGACGCATGCAAATTGAAAAAGACAATGTGGAAATCGTGTCGGGCGTTCGACATGGTTATACATTAGGCAGCCCTGTCACTGTGATTATCAAAAATGATGATTTTACCCATTGGAGAAATATTATGGGCGCTGAGCCTATTACAGAAGAGCAACAAGAAAATATGAAACGCGTAATTACTAAACCTCGTCCTGGACATGCTGATTTAGTAGGAGGCATAAAATATAACCACCAAGACTTGCGAAATGTCTTAGAACGTTCTTCAGCACGTGAAACAGCAGCACGTGTAGCCGTTGGTGCCATTTGTAAAAGTCTGCTTTCTCAGTTAGATATTGACCTTTTTAGTCGTGTCGTCGAGATTGGCGGAATTAAAGATGAAGGCGAGTATGATATTGATACCATCAAACGATACGAAGATGCTAATGATGTCCGCGTTATTGATGATGAAGTTGCTCAAGCTATTCGAAACAAAATTGATCAAGCAAAAGAAGACGGTGATTCAATAGGAGGCGTCGTTCAAGTTATCGTGGATAACATGCCAGTGGGCATCGGTAGCTATGTTCATTATGATCGTAAATTAGACGGTCGTATTGCCCAAAGCGTTGTGGGTATCAACGCTTTTAAAGGCGTCAGCTTTGGTGTTGGTTTTAAAGCGGGTTCGCGCTTAGGCTCGCAAGTTCAAGATCCTATTTTATATAACGAAACTAAAGGCTATTACCGAGAAAGCAATCATTTAGGTGGGCTTGAAGGCGGAATGTCGAATGGCATGCCAATTATTGTTAATGGCGTAATGAAACCTATTCCTACATTATACAAGCCTCTTGCATCCGTGGATATTCAAACGAAAACGCCATTCAAAGCAACGATTGAACGTTCAGACAGTTGTGCTGTCCCAGCTGCAAGTATTGTTTGCGAACACGCAGTAGCCTTTGAAATTGCAAAAGCATTATTAGAAGAATTTGAATCCAATGATTTTGATACATTAAAAACACAAGTAGATGCGCGTAGACAACGTAACATCACATTTTAA
- a CDS encoding tetratricopeptide repeat protein has protein sequence MQDIYKLIDDINLQKLDNIDSRVQEALTSDDDEGLFALGETLYQYGLTPQGLEVFRTLYHKYPDEGEVLIYFIEGLVTENQIDEALEYLNEVPMTPEKLMLEADLYQQINMLEVATDKLESALELQPNDPIIHFALAELLYFDGQYLRASREYDTVLESGEYEVNGINLFSRLADSSLQSGNYQDALKWYDEINEQEMVPEDYLKKAVAYEKNDHTQEAIKITKALLNKDPDFIQAYFYLQQLYENEKMFADAIEIGEEGLRLNQYYKELMYSTGALKIEHGDQNEAVALLKQALEVDPSYQEPLLMLADFYRHEEDYKALIELVQYANEEDMDPVFTWQLAYALGQEERDKEAQHFYDLAFASLNDNTDFLSDYYDYLIEIGETTLAKSILEKLIQKEPNQEKWHDEYARLS, from the coding sequence ATGCAAGATATCTATAAATTAATAGATGATATCAACTTACAAAAATTAGATAACATTGATTCACGCGTTCAAGAAGCGTTAACGTCTGATGATGATGAAGGTTTATTTGCACTCGGAGAAACTTTGTACCAATATGGTTTAACGCCTCAAGGCCTCGAAGTATTTCGTACGTTATATCACAAATATCCAGATGAAGGAGAGGTACTTATTTATTTCATTGAAGGGCTCGTAACAGAAAATCAAATTGACGAAGCCTTAGAATATTTAAACGAAGTACCGATGACCCCTGAAAAGCTAATGCTTGAAGCTGATTTATATCAACAAATTAATATGCTTGAAGTCGCTACAGATAAGCTAGAAAGTGCACTTGAATTACAGCCAAACGATCCTATTATTCACTTCGCGTTGGCTGAATTACTTTATTTTGATGGTCAATATTTACGTGCTTCTCGTGAATATGACACTGTTTTAGAAAGTGGAGAATATGAAGTTAACGGTATCAATCTGTTTTCTCGTTTAGCCGACAGCAGTTTGCAAAGTGGTAACTACCAAGATGCGTTAAAATGGTATGACGAAATCAACGAACAAGAAATGGTTCCTGAAGATTACTTAAAAAAAGCGGTTGCGTATGAAAAAAATGACCATACTCAAGAAGCAATCAAAATCACAAAGGCACTCTTAAATAAAGACCCTGACTTTATTCAAGCTTATTTCTACTTACAACAGTTATACGAAAACGAAAAAATGTTTGCAGATGCGATTGAAATTGGAGAAGAAGGCTTACGCTTAAACCAATACTATAAAGAATTAATGTATAGTACAGGCGCACTAAAAATAGAACACGGTGACCAAAATGAAGCTGTTGCATTGTTAAAACAAGCACTTGAAGTGGACCCAAGTTATCAAGAACCTTTGTTAATGTTAGCTGATTTTTATCGTCACGAAGAAGACTATAAAGCGTTAATCGAGTTAGTTCAATATGCTAACGAAGAAGATATGGATCCTGTGTTTACTTGGCAACTCGCTTACGCTTTAGGTCAAGAAGAGCGTGATAAAGAAGCGCAACATTTTTATGATTTAGCCTTTGCTTCATTAAATGATAATACAGATTTCTTAAGCGATTACTATGACTATCTCATAGAAATAGGAGAGACAACTTTAGCGAAATCAATACTTGAAAAACTAATCCAAAAAGAACCTAATCAAGAAAAATGGCATGATGAATACGCAAGACTCAGTTAA
- a CDS encoding HU family DNA-binding protein has product MNKTDLINAVAEQADLTKKEAGQAVDAVFESIQKSLAKGDKVQLIGFGNFEVRERAARKGRNPQTGKEIDIPASKVPAFKAGKALKDAVK; this is encoded by the coding sequence ATGAACAAAACTGACTTAATCAACGCTGTAGCTGAGCAAGCTGATTTAACTAAAAAAGAAGCTGGTCAAGCTGTTGATGCCGTTTTCGAATCAATTCAAAAATCACTAGCAAAAGGTGACAAAGTACAATTAATCGGTTTCGGTAACTTTGAGGTACGTGAACGTGCTGCACGTAAAGGACGTAACCCTCAAACAGGTAAAGAAATTGATATTCCTGCAAGCAAAGTTCCAGCTTTCAAAGCAGGTAAAGCTTTAAAAGATGCAGTGAAATAA
- the aroB gene encoding 3-dehydroquinate synthase: MLLNTRYDQNNYPIIVEKGAIEQLEKALSHYQHVFILIDQHVAQQWPFLKNKWNHAVLIEIPAGEQVKHLNYYETFMNQILEYHPTRNTCLVAIGGGATGDFVGFMAATLLRGVDFIQVPTTLLAHDSSVGGKVGINAPKGKNLIGAFHRPKTVLYDLDFLQTLPKTEILSGYAEVYKHALLTNHKAVTQLETQYPTAEHLYTLQNIEVFIVSGIETKLNIVLADEKEHGQRKFLNLGHTFGHAIESQHQLAHGHAVMIGILFQYIVANLVLNARFQPHTFYQYLKDLQYPLTVIEAFDFDQLYTRMLSDKKNDATGIQMVLLQQIGQPKVMHVSQYILKEAFQQLLQLHNEVK, translated from the coding sequence ATGCTATTAAACACACGATATGATCAAAATAATTATCCAATTATCGTTGAAAAAGGAGCCATTGAACAACTCGAAAAGGCTTTGAGCCATTATCAACATGTTTTTATTTTAATTGATCAGCATGTTGCTCAACAGTGGCCTTTCCTTAAAAACAAATGGAACCACGCCGTATTGATTGAAATTCCAGCAGGAGAACAAGTTAAACACTTGAATTATTATGAGACTTTCATGAATCAAATTCTTGAATATCATCCTACACGCAATACTTGTCTTGTAGCGATAGGCGGTGGTGCTACCGGAGATTTCGTAGGCTTTATGGCGGCCACACTTTTAAGAGGTGTCGATTTTATACAAGTTCCTACGACTTTACTCGCTCATGATTCTAGTGTAGGAGGGAAGGTAGGCATCAATGCACCCAAAGGTAAAAATTTAATCGGTGCTTTTCATCGTCCGAAAACCGTCCTTTATGACTTAGACTTTTTACAAACACTCCCTAAAACCGAAATTCTAAGCGGTTATGCTGAAGTTTATAAGCATGCTTTACTAACTAACCATAAGGCAGTTACTCAACTTGAAACGCAATACCCTACAGCCGAACATTTATATACGTTACAAAACATTGAAGTTTTTATCGTTTCCGGTATTGAAACCAAATTAAATATCGTGCTTGCTGATGAGAAAGAACACGGACAGCGTAAATTTTTGAATTTAGGTCATACTTTTGGACATGCTATCGAATCTCAACATCAACTGGCACATGGACACGCCGTAATGATAGGCATTTTATTTCAATATATTGTTGCAAACTTAGTTTTAAATGCTCGATTTCAACCACATACATTTTACCAGTATTTAAAAGACCTTCAATATCCATTAACGGTCATAGAAGCTTTTGACTTTGATCAATTGTATACACGTATGTTATCAGATAAGAAAAATGATGCCACAGGCATTCAAATGGTTTTACTCCAACAAATAGGACAACCAAAAGTCATGCACGTATCTCAATATATTTTAAAAGAAGCTTTTCAACAACTACTTCAATTGCATAATGAGGTGAAATAA
- the aroA gene encoding 3-phosphoshikimate 1-carboxyvinyltransferase, which yields METISINGPLKGHITIPGDKSMTHRAIMLASLATGKTTIHHPLLGEDCLRTAKIFQTLGVDIHFFENRLDIRSPGYASFKTPHQVLYTGNSGTTTRLMAGLLGGLGVKSVLSGDASIGKRPMKRVIEPLQKMGVNITGIDNNYTPLIINRGDIKGIHYKMPVASAQVKSALLFAGLFANTATTIEEIDISRNHTETMFKHFGLPIHVSEGTITLPSDSIQHISAKDFEVPGDISSAAFFIVAALITPGSDIYLHNVGMNKTRDGIIEIVQKMGGKLDILDFTDTAEPTATLHVQYTPHLKPVEISGNIIPRCIDELPVIALLCTQAKGSSIIKDAEELKVKETNRIDTTASELNRLGFHLEPTDDGMVIYPSTLTSPQEVDSHTDHRIGMMLAVSALLSEQPIHIKQFESVNVSFPGFLPILKQLENEG from the coding sequence ATGGAAACGATATCAATTAACGGCCCCTTAAAAGGGCATATTACCATTCCAGGCGATAAATCTATGACGCATCGCGCAATCATGCTCGCATCATTAGCGACAGGGAAAACAACGATTCATCACCCTTTACTCGGTGAAGATTGCTTGAGAACCGCTAAAATTTTTCAAACACTTGGTGTTGATATTCACTTTTTTGAAAACCGATTAGACATCCGTTCACCAGGCTACGCCTCTTTTAAAACACCACATCAAGTCCTTTACACAGGAAATTCTGGTACAACAACCCGTTTAATGGCCGGCTTGTTAGGCGGCCTTGGTGTCAAGAGTGTATTATCTGGAGATGCTTCAATTGGTAAACGACCGATGAAACGTGTGATTGAACCGCTTCAAAAAATGGGCGTCAATATAACTGGCATAGACAACAATTACACGCCTCTAATTATTAATCGTGGAGACATTAAGGGAATTCACTACAAAATGCCTGTCGCTAGTGCTCAAGTTAAAAGTGCTCTATTATTTGCGGGTTTATTTGCGAATACGGCTACAACAATAGAAGAAATCGATATATCACGTAACCATACTGAAACCATGTTCAAACACTTCGGCCTTCCAATACACGTTTCCGAGGGAACAATCACTTTACCTAGCGATAGCATTCAACATATTTCAGCTAAAGATTTTGAAGTGCCAGGTGATATTTCTTCCGCTGCGTTTTTTATTGTAGCTGCACTGATTACACCCGGAAGTGATATTTATTTACACAATGTAGGTATGAACAAAACACGTGATGGCATTATAGAAATCGTGCAAAAAATGGGTGGCAAACTTGATATTCTCGACTTCACTGATACTGCCGAACCAACAGCGACATTACATGTCCAATACACACCGCATTTAAAACCAGTCGAAATAAGTGGCAACATCATTCCACGTTGTATTGATGAATTACCTGTCATTGCTTTACTCTGTACACAAGCTAAAGGTTCAAGTATCATTAAAGATGCTGAGGAATTGAAGGTCAAAGAAACAAATAGAATTGACACAACTGCAAGTGAGTTGAATCGATTAGGATTCCACCTCGAACCTACTGATGATGGTATGGTTATTTATCCATCTACATTAACATCACCACAAGAAGTGGATAGTCATACAGACCACCGAATAGGAATGATGCTCGCGGTGAGTGCTTTATTAAGTGAGCAACCTATTCACATTAAACAATTCGAAAGTGTCAACGTTTCTTTCCCTGGATTCTTACCAATCTTAAAACAATTAGAGAATGAGGGATAA
- the ndk gene encoding nucleoside-diphosphate kinase, with translation MEKTFVMLKPDAVQRKLIGEIIQRLEQKGLKLVGAKLMTVPQSLAEEHYGEHKDKPFYSKLISFITSAPVFAMVVEGEDAVAVSRHIIGSTNPSEATPGSIRGDLGLTVGRNVVHGSDSVESAEREINLWFKPEEISSYQSPDEVWLYE, from the coding sequence ATGGAAAAAACATTTGTAATGCTTAAACCAGATGCAGTTCAAAGAAAATTAATCGGAGAAATCATACAACGTCTTGAACAAAAAGGCTTAAAATTAGTCGGCGCTAAGCTAATGACTGTACCACAATCATTAGCCGAAGAACATTACGGCGAACATAAAGACAAACCATTTTACTCAAAATTAATTTCTTTCATTACATCTGCACCCGTTTTTGCGATGGTTGTTGAAGGTGAAGATGCAGTGGCTGTTTCACGCCACATTATCGGTTCAACAAACCCTTCAGAAGCTACACCAGGTTCAATTCGTGGTGATTTAGGCTTAACAGTAGGGCGTAACGTTGTTCACGGTTCAGATTCTGTTGAGTCTGCAGAACGCGAAATTAATTTATGGTTTAAACCTGAAGAAATTAGCAGCTACCAATCTCCTGATGAAGTTTGGTTATACGAATAG
- a CDS encoding NAD(P)H-dependent glycerol-3-phosphate dehydrogenase — translation MTNITVFGTGSFGSALANVLAENGHHVLMWGKNQATIDEINSNHTNISYLKEAQLNSSIKATTDLDQAIKHSDTFIIALPTKAIRDVMGRVNTKLNSKKSFIHVTKGIENESFKRVSEMIEDTIAPEFNGGIGILSGPSHAEEVVIKQPTTVAAASNNSELRQLIQDLFMTDYLRVYTNDDLVGVELGGALKNIIAIASGVVSGMGYGDNAKAALITRGLAEITRLGVKLGADPLTFQGLGGIGDLIVTCTSTHSRNFSLGYKLGKGEQLDDILKDMNMVAEGVYTTQSVYHLAKHQGVEMPITEALYRVLFEKQPVEKELKILMGRNKKAE, via the coding sequence ATGACCAATATTACAGTATTCGGTACCGGAAGTTTTGGTAGTGCACTTGCCAATGTTCTTGCTGAAAATGGTCACCATGTTTTAATGTGGGGCAAAAATCAAGCTACAATTGACGAAATCAATTCAAATCATACCAATATAAGTTATTTAAAAGAGGCCCAACTTAATTCATCTATTAAAGCAACAACTGATTTAGATCAAGCCATCAAACATTCTGATACTTTTATTATTGCACTGCCAACAAAAGCGATTCGCGACGTAATGGGGCGTGTCAATACAAAGCTTAACTCTAAAAAATCTTTTATTCACGTGACTAAAGGTATTGAAAATGAATCTTTTAAACGTGTTTCTGAAATGATAGAAGACACTATCGCACCGGAATTTAATGGTGGCATTGGTATTCTTTCAGGTCCTAGCCACGCAGAAGAGGTGGTAATAAAACAACCTACAACCGTGGCTGCTGCATCAAATAATTCTGAATTGCGACAGCTGATTCAAGATTTATTTATGACAGATTATTTGCGTGTTTATACCAACGATGACTTAGTTGGCGTAGAGCTTGGTGGGGCACTAAAAAACATCATTGCTATTGCGAGTGGTGTCGTGTCAGGTATGGGCTATGGAGACAATGCTAAAGCTGCATTAATTACTCGCGGCCTTGCTGAAATCACACGTTTAGGCGTTAAATTAGGCGCTGATCCATTAACTTTCCAAGGATTAGGTGGCATTGGTGACTTAATTGTCACATGTACATCTACACATTCACGAAACTTTTCATTAGGTTATAAGCTCGGTAAAGGTGAACAACTTGATGATATACTCAAAGATATGAACATGGTTGCAGAAGGTGTATATACAACACAATCCGTGTATCATTTAGCCAAACATCAAGGTGTTGAGATGCCAATTACAGAAGCATTATATCGCGTATTGTTTGAAAAACAACCTGTTGAAAAAGAACTGAAAATATTAATGGGCAGAAATAAAAAAGCCGAATAA
- a CDS encoding demethylmenaquinone methyltransferase, with protein MTKNKADKQKVHEVFQNISTKYDKLNNIISFEQHKVWRKKVMKAMKVQPGTTALDVCCGTADWTISLSKAVGPDGEVTGLDFSENMLKVGETKTANMSNIRLIQGDAMDLPFEDNSFDYVTIGFGLRNIPDYTKALSEMYRVLKPGGIAVCLETSQPTAPVFKQAYKLYFKFIMPLFGKFFAKSKEEYEWLQQSAFDFPDSETLKQLFESVSFQNVKVRHFTGGVAAMHLAQKPKTN; from the coding sequence ATGACTAAAAACAAAGCAGACAAACAGAAAGTTCATGAAGTTTTTCAAAATATTTCGACAAAATACGACAAACTGAATAATATTATCAGCTTTGAACAGCATAAAGTTTGGCGAAAAAAAGTAATGAAAGCAATGAAGGTTCAACCAGGCACTACAGCTTTAGATGTGTGCTGTGGCACAGCGGACTGGACGATATCATTAAGTAAAGCTGTCGGTCCTGATGGGGAAGTGACTGGCTTAGACTTTAGTGAAAACATGTTAAAAGTTGGAGAAACAAAAACCGCTAACATGTCGAATATAAGGTTAATCCAAGGAGATGCTATGGATTTACCTTTTGAAGATAACAGTTTCGACTACGTTACTATTGGCTTTGGATTGCGTAATATTCCTGATTATACAAAAGCACTTTCTGAAATGTATCGTGTATTAAAGCCTGGAGGCATTGCAGTTTGTCTTGAAACTAGTCAACCGACAGCTCCCGTTTTCAAACAAGCATACAAGCTTTATTTTAAATTTATTATGCCGCTATTTGGTAAGTTTTTTGCAAAGTCAAAAGAAGAATACGAATGGTTACAACAATCAGCTTTTGATTTCCCAGACAGCGAAACGCTAAAACAACTTTTCGAGTCTGTTTCATTTCAAAATGTAAAAGTACGTCATTTTACTGGTGGTGTTGCAGCCATGCATTTAGCTCAAAAACCTAAAACGAATTAA
- a CDS encoding nucleotide pyrophosphohydrolase encodes MEKSMKMMQQEVDDYISQFKAGYFSPLANLARLTEEVGELAREINHFHGEKQKKSTEAANTIEAELGDNLFVLLCLANSLNIDMTDSFNQTMEKFNQRDKNRFERK; translated from the coding sequence ATGGAAAAATCAATGAAAATGATGCAACAAGAAGTAGATGACTATATTTCTCAATTTAAAGCAGGGTACTTTTCGCCACTTGCCAACCTAGCACGACTCACAGAAGAAGTAGGCGAACTTGCTCGAGAAATCAATCACTTTCATGGTGAAAAACAAAAGAAGTCAACAGAAGCAGCCAATACGATTGAAGCTGAGCTCGGTGATAACCTATTCGTGTTATTATGCTTAGCCAATTCTTTAAATATAGATATGACAGACAGTTTTAACCAAACAATGGAAAAGTTCAATCAGCGAGATAAAAATCGTTTTGAACGAAAATAA
- a CDS encoding polyprenyl synthetase family protein — protein MSKINMNREIKNIETSLAQLMQCETPTLQQASEHLLSSGGKRVRPLFVILSSYLSGQTPTDATYRVAAALELIHMATLVHDDVIDFSEKRRGETTIEKEWNQSTAILTGNFLLARALEHLSTIENYQIHQTLSTAIVEVCRGELFQFQDQFRANQSITNYLRRIKRKTALLIQLATEVGAMSANANEKTIKTMRTIGYNIGMSFQIIDDILDFTSTEKKLGKPVGSDLRNGHMTLPTLLEMKKDPAFKQRIAQLHPEASHKAFESCVQHVRNSDSIALSKQISERYLQKAKDLLETLPDNEARALFNKLIQKLKNRKV, from the coding sequence ATGTCGAAAATTAATATGAATCGTGAAATAAAAAATATTGAAACATCATTAGCGCAATTAATGCAGTGTGAGACACCCACACTTCAGCAAGCATCTGAGCATTTATTATCTTCTGGTGGAAAGCGTGTACGACCATTATTCGTAATATTAAGTAGTTATTTAAGTGGGCAAACACCAACAGATGCTACTTATCGCGTCGCAGCTGCATTAGAATTGATTCATATGGCGACTTTGGTTCATGATGACGTAATTGATTTTAGCGAGAAAAGGCGTGGAGAAACGACGATTGAAAAAGAATGGAATCAATCTACAGCCATTTTAACAGGTAATTTTTTATTAGCACGTGCCTTAGAACATTTGTCTACGATTGAAAATTATCAAATCCATCAAACACTATCGACTGCAATTGTAGAAGTGTGTCGTGGGGAATTATTTCAATTTCAAGACCAGTTTCGCGCAAATCAATCTATTACAAATTATTTACGTCGCATCAAACGCAAAACTGCATTGCTAATTCAACTCGCTACTGAAGTGGGCGCAATGAGTGCCAATGCTAATGAAAAGACCATTAAAACGATGCGTACCATAGGCTACAATATAGGCATGAGTTTCCAAATTATCGATGATATTTTAGACTTTACAAGCACTGAAAAAAAGCTCGGAAAACCTGTTGGAAGCGATTTACGTAATGGACATATGACATTGCCAACGTTGCTTGAGATGAAAAAAGATCCTGCATTTAAACAACGTATAGCTCAACTGCATCCCGAAGCTTCACATAAGGCGTTTGAAAGTTGTGTTCAACACGTACGTAACTCTGATTCTATTGCATTATCAAAACAAATTAGCGAGCGTTACTTACAAAAAGCTAAAGACTTGTTAGAAACTTTGCCAGATAATGAAGCAAGAGCTTTATTTAATAAACTGATTCAAAAACTTAAAAATCGCAAAGTATAA
- a CDS encoding heptaprenyl diphosphate synthase component 1, translating into MSKTFELLESQISNTLTHIHKPTNVLVNHKMSDILDTLTIPELAKVAVLSIDTAMNHLDRISYYHFERDAILIGDLYSAHYYYVVSQIQSTHFQKSLSEAIIKINALKSYLQNEHHALKEDTFIETVFKIETHLIDALIEVYQLKNLKEKLHSRIIAQVEVNQLTYLNFLNENEIQHVIDTLHSKYKYNGVV; encoded by the coding sequence ATGAGTAAAACCTTTGAATTATTAGAGAGCCAAATTAGTAACACATTAACACATATACATAAACCGACTAATGTATTAGTAAATCACAAAATGAGTGATATTCTCGATACATTGACAATACCTGAATTAGCAAAAGTGGCCGTTCTTTCAATTGATACAGCGATGAATCATCTAGATCGAATTAGTTATTATCATTTTGAACGTGATGCAATATTGATTGGAGATTTATATAGCGCACATTATTATTACGTCGTCTCACAAATTCAATCTACGCATTTCCAAAAATCCTTGAGTGAAGCAATTATAAAAATAAATGCGTTAAAGTCATACCTTCAAAATGAACATCATGCACTCAAAGAAGACACATTCATTGAGACTGTTTTTAAAATCGAAACACACCTCATCGATGCTTTAATAGAAGTATATCAACTTAAAAACTTGAAAGAAAAGCTTCACTCTCGCATCATTGCACAAGTAGAAGTCAATCAACTAACTTATCTTAACTTTCTAAACGAAAATGAGATTCAACATGTGATTGATACGTTACACTCAAAATATAAGTATAATGGAGTGGTCTAA
- a CDS encoding zinc metallopeptidase encodes MSFMSLIIYFVILMILPMYAQHKVKSNYEKYSQVRSTSGKTGREVALEILHANGIYDVEVKEGEGFLTDHYDPSKKVVVLSPSNYNRPSVAGTAIAAHEVGHAIQHYEGYFFLRFRSALVPVANLGSSLSYLLITAGFIFSMLHIAFGSTLLWIGIFFMAFAVLFSIITLPVEFDASKRAMNQIQRLNIVNEKEYKHAGRVLRAAAMTYVAATAVAVAELVRLILIARSED; translated from the coding sequence ATGTCTTTTATGTCTTTAATCATTTATTTTGTAATACTTATGATCCTCCCAATGTATGCGCAACATAAAGTTAAATCTAACTATGAAAAATACTCTCAAGTTAGATCGACAAGCGGCAAGACGGGACGAGAAGTTGCATTAGAAATTTTACATGCAAACGGCATTTATGATGTAGAAGTTAAAGAAGGCGAGGGCTTTTTAACGGACCATTACGATCCAAGTAAAAAAGTGGTCGTGTTGTCACCTTCAAACTATAATCGTCCAAGCGTCGCTGGAACAGCAATTGCTGCCCACGAAGTTGGTCATGCAATTCAACATTATGAAGGTTATTTCTTCTTACGTTTTCGTTCTGCGTTAGTCCCTGTAGCTAATCTAGGTAGTTCTTTATCCTACTTATTAATTACAGCTGGTTTCATATTTTCAATGTTGCATATCGCATTTGGTTCAACCTTATTATGGATCGGAATATTCTTTATGGCGTTTGCCGTACTTTTCTCGATTATCACATTGCCAGTCGAGTTTGATGCAAGTAAGCGTGCAATGAATCAAATCCAACGCTTAAACATTGTAAATGAAAAAGAATACAAACATGCAGGCCGTGTTTTACGTGCTGCAGCAATGACATACGTTGCCGCTACAGCGGTAGCAGTCGCTGAATTAGTAAGATTAATTCTTATCGCACGTTCTGAAGACTAA